The Impatiens glandulifera chromosome 8, dImpGla2.1, whole genome shotgun sequence genome includes a window with the following:
- the LOC124912430 gene encoding putative glutamine amidotransferase GAT1_2.1, with amino-acid sequence MASELSNILPRVLIVSRRTVRKNKFVDFVGEYHLDLIVSYGAVPVIVPRVNGLHMLLESFEPIHGVLLCEGEDIDPTLYDSELSDFSHDELEEIKKLHSSDTTIDREKDNIELGLAKLCLERNIPYLGICRGSQVLNVACGGTLFQDIEKELSKKNGGSVHVNHIDYENYDGHRHPVRVVEKTPLHQWFKDSLEGGEMDILVNSYHHQGVKKLAQRFVPMAFSPDGLIEGFYDPDAYNPEEGKFIMGLQFHPERMRRNDSDDFDYPGCPSAYQEFVKAVIAYEKKQSGLKKTVKIDQELEKKRKIIVKSFSIAKDMYSAGKVGLISHQESELKPGAEFLEANVALSVQQEKRLKQMGATVRNGSVYKDRLKMNEEREKLARSIMGKMNVGQLSDMLSFYHLMGQICSDVLDKKINNGAANAIDWL; translated from the exons atggcATCTGAGCTTTCCAACATTCTCCCTAGGGTTCTTATTGTCTCTCGTCGCACCGTTCGCAAGAATAAGTTCGTCGATTTTGTGG GTGAATACCATCTAGACTTAATTGTCAGTTATGGAGCAGTCCCAGTTATAGTCCCTAGAGTAAATGGACTTCACATGCTCCTCGAAAGCTTCGAGCCAATCCATGGTGTCCTTCTTTGTGAAGGTGAAGATATCGACCCAACACTCTACGATTCTGAACTGTCTGATTTCTCCCACGACGAACTTGAAGAAATCAAGAAACTCCATTCAAGCGATACCACAATAGATCGAGAAAAAGACAATATCGAGTTGGGATTAGCTAAACTTTGTCTAGAAAGGAACATTCCCTATTTGGGAATATGCAGAGGATCACAAGTCCTAAATGTGGCATGTGGAGGAACATTATTTCAAGACATAGAGAAAGAACTGTCAAAGAAAAACGGCGGTTCTGTTCATGTTAATCATATTGACTATGAAAACTACGACGGGCATAGGCATCCTGTGAGAGTTGTGGAGAAAACCCCACTCCATCAATGGTTTAAGGATTCATTGGAAGGAGGGGAAATGGATATTTTGGTAAACAGTTATCACCATCAAGGAGTTAAGAAACTTGCACAACGATTTGTTCCTATGGCATTCTCGCCTGATGGATTGATCGAAGGGTTCTATGATCCCGATGCCTATAATCCAGAAGAGGGGAAGTTTATTATGGGGCTGCAATTTCATCCTGAAAGAATGAGGCGAAATGATTCAGATGATTTCGATTATCCAGGATGCCCTTCTGCATATCAG GAATTTGTCAAGGCAGTGATAGCTTATGAGAAGAAACAGAGTGGTTTGAAGAAGACTGTAAAGATTGATCAAGAATTGGAGAAGAAAAGGAAGATAATAGTTAAAAGTTTTTCAATTGCTAAAGACATGTATAGTGCTGGAAAAGTAGGACTAATTTCACACCAGGAATCTGAGTTGAAGCCTGGAGCTGAATTCCTCGAG GCAAATGTGGCCCTGAGTGTGCAACAAGAGAAGAGGCTAAAACAGATGGGAGCAACTGTTAGGAATGGATCAGTTTACAAAGACAGGTTGAAGATGAATGAAGAAAGGGAAAAGCTAGCAAGGAGTATAATGGGGAAGATGAATGTAGGACAGCTTTCTGATATGCTTTCTTTCTACCATTTAATGGGTCAGATTTGCTCAGATGTTCTTGACAAGAAAATCAACAATGGTGCTGCTAATGCTATTGATTGGCTATAA